Below is a genomic region from Prunus persica cultivar Lovell chromosome G3, Prunus_persica_NCBIv2, whole genome shotgun sequence.
ataGCATATagagatcaggaccagaagtttcttgatcctcatcatacaattaaatcaGGACCTAAAGATCCTTAatgatgataatgatatgagagctggcagtctctctggtactatatttgtaaacaagaGATCGGACatgaagatccttgatccttgatatgtaaataaggacatGGAGTTCCttgatgatgtaacagtaccgtattggttaatagtgtcgtacacatgaatagtaactGTACTAGCAAATATACTGTATGCATGAATAGACACGTATTCATGACCTGATGAATAGTatcgtatacatgaatagtgacgtatacataaatattaaccattttgacTATATACAAAAAGGAACCTGcaattccttaaactcatggatgaggaATTAAAtaagatgccagaagttcctcaaaacatggacaattatgtaagggtaTGAAATCCCGAAATATGTCCAGGGAATTATAAAAaagtccataccatgagaatatatgattttggcctgaagttcaaaatttaacaatgttgagaacctgaagttccaacaattaaatggacaacctttgaggtattattgcaaattgtggtacaccacatatttctttggcataatgaatttaataaagttcgattattttataatcgacaccttaaggaagaaatatattttgtgaattcggttgttaagaatgcaccgtgaaatggataatatcaggATAAACCTCAAAAGATGAATTAAGGATCCCCATATATTTTGTCATATTATATGATCTAGGcgggaagcccatggatcccaACATATGAAAAGTCCTGAACCTAAAGttttgggtatatagtagttaatgctcttcactactatattgcaatATTATCATGACTTTtcctcaattcatatttcatgccTATTTGAAAAAGGCAAATCAATTTTGAGGTCGTGTTTAGCCCGGGCTAGAAGTTCCAGACTCACATGCGttgaaatatgtaatttgagagatttgttgtggttatttgaacctaaaaaagcacaaggttccaaaccatcattttgaaaagacgtgaaaaccacaggtgcaagtttaagaatttgcCCAATaattataacaggaaagaaGCATATAACAAATAGATTCTCTTCACCTGTAAGGAGGGAGCAGGCtttgtaaaatctataaaattccattatgttctggaagcctctgaaggaagagaaCGATgtctcttaagcttagccatgatcctctcgtggtctcccagaATCTTTTCATTGGAAATCTGCAGCATGTCAAGCCTTGTCTGCGTATCAATGGAGTATGAACTCAcaagtttcaacaaggaattattttcctctttacGTTTTTTAACCTCATGTTGAGACTCATTAAGCATTCTTggaagagacgaattttcagcgTTCAACTCCTGAatctcgtttgctctggcatgTAAACAATCAGCCATATTAGAAACAAAAGTAGCattctgaatgctaaaagccattgagtcatcaatagcctatTTGTCATATCTTCCTGTTAACAGTATTTCATCCATAGGAGTAAGGAAATTCCTAGCTGCTATGACAGCAGTTGTATTATTCATCATCACATAATCATTAAccgtgagatgacgattttaggatacaaaggatggacgccagaCTTTGGCGTCACGGGTTGTTTTGGGGGCAACATTTAAATCGAAATGCTTtgagggagaagaagaggaagccattttaaaAAGGTTTCGAGGAAAGTCCTAGAAAAACTAAATTTTCAGGAAATGAAAGGAAGTTTAGTTGAAATGCAGTTATTCCAATCAGGCCTCACAGAGGCAATATCTATAAACGAAAATGTGGCAAAGTTTACCAgtcagatccccatattctctttttcttttttcatattctaaaacttcacgcggcctccattaatgtctATTGGCACTTTAAGGgtttcaaatattattttcgttaaagccgatcttgctttgcggatttcacgaagttactttttcaaaagcatctcGAGCAcctcacaattttctgtagTTAATTTGATATTCACCGGATCTACCAATTCCTctaatttgtgtataaatatgttactaacgaaattttctttgcagattacatctagttttctccatatctagTAATGCAATATCCACTTGTTTTTTCTATCAGTGGGCACTTGATGTGCTTGAGAAGcgagactatctctgatcatcaattcaggaagcgagGCTATTCCTGATCACTTTTCAACGATGTCAGGGAACTGTAAGACAGACAAGAACGACCACATCGCCCTAATCTCCTGAAGTTCTCTTAGACTAAGGGAGAATGAGAGTTCGTTGCCTGTTTCCTCACCAATTTCCTTCCCTgattctttagaatgaacatttgaaaaacaaatccatGTAGTGAACTTAACACTGAgggttatctttttttttttttatacagagACAGAAGAATTGTGATGTttactcttgcaggatataactagatcatcaagcgttaCTTATATTTGTTGAGCTGATACGAGCTCCAATGATACTTGAgcaaagtttctcccaccaaaagatgtaagcaatacttgtgttatttcatACTTGTACTCTTATTGTACGACATCCttaaaggtaaccaaatggggagataaggcCATTCCAGAAGAACGTCATGTAAAAGATCATTCTAGAAGAATGACTTGCATTATAGATCATTCCAGAAGAACGACTTATATTGTGACCATTCcagaagaatggcttgtatttatgtatccatgaattattaatgcaaatttcacAGATTGCAAGTTCGATACATTGATAAAACACTACatagattaaagtcccataagaacagaacatgagtatagcagtgatcaatatgatgcacgcttGTTGcatagcaaatgatatggattgaagtcccggaAGGACAATCCgttaacatgtcaatattaatacggtgcacgcctaatgcgtggcaaattatatggtttAAAGTCCCAGAAGGACAATTCATTGACATATGTGtgttaatctgtggcatgcctggaGCATGAcaaatatatgggttctaaatgttccaagtCCTTAAATGAAGATTATCTacgccctactataaaataacgctccattggaggttatgatccacattctcacataattcatCTTACAAGAGATGTCTGTCTGGAAAGAGACAATAAAAGCCCCtttgagtggcttgggtacccaaaagcaaagaaatgcttataattgatgcatgcgcatgcacatgagaatggtgggataatgaattgatgaatgacaattttttgtagctactcaaatcatcaatgggctgtattgattggaaccacgttatattattaaatgtcgacaatatcattggctaaaaaaaattaagaaaatggaaagagaCAATTTCATTACatatgagaatgaacgtgaaggAACAAACCCATAGTACGAacccccaaaagatgttaaccctaaaagttatacttgggtgttcggaataaagaGGAATACACtcactttgtatgacacaatgtttctgatAGAACCAAGGAATGTTGAGGTTCTCCATGTTTACAGATGCAATCATGCCTTCTTATTGCACAtctacggagaccaacatgttgtctttaagggttattaaatgcacggagcatatctcCAAAAGcaattccctaaagatgtacaAGCAGAACAAATAGCTGGAtataaagctatataatgtgtcatgaAGTGTAATCCTGAAATAAAATCCCtgaaggattgaaattgcatgaagcaagtctttgaaggacatgtgcctgaagcacaaattTTGTACCCAATACTAATATGtataaattgcctcagtgagtaccTAAATTATGATATGGTTGCAACACATTACAACTCCTGAAAAGTTGATAATTGAACAGAACTCCTAAAGAGTTAATACTTGATTAAAACTcctgaagagttcaagaaatatttgtcatGGCTTGAAGATCGAgtattatgccaacgagattcttgcttatactaagaaagtattgaagcatttttatgtggattatccgttgggcacttaaatgattttccggaagtatactgAACCGAACATTGTATTTTCCAAATAAATCcattggttgatgtgggatcttacaatccaccccccttaagggcccgacgtcctcgtcggcacactcgcaccacacggcaaagtggctctgataccaaattgtcacatcccaagatcaactccgccgtagcacgatattgtccgctttgggccccccctcTCTGGTCCTCACGATTTtatttctgggagctcacgatcaacttcctagtgggtcacccatcttgggattgctctggcccccaactcgcttaacttcaaAGTTCttatgactccgaagccagtgagctctcaaaaggcctcgtgctaaaTGGAtacgggtgtgcacatataaggcacatcaccccctctccgttggttgatgtgggatcttacactctctctctctctctctctctctctctctctctctctctctctctctctctctctctctctctctctctctctctctctctctctctctctctctctctctctctctctctctctctctctctctctctctctctctctctctctctctctctctctctctctctctctctctctctctcaaaccgATCCGAACTCAAATTCTATAGATTGTAATTAAAATATCTCATTCGATATGCATATGGTGGATTATAAATTTGTCATGATTATATTCAGTTTCTAATCGCCCACTTCCTCACCAATAAGGTTGagtcttagaaaaactaaTGAAGATGATTAAGTCAATGACGTtagttttttttggtcaaagtcAATGACGTTAGTTAAGTTTAGTTAATCAATTAAACCAAAGATAATTAAGAAATTAAGTAATCAAACATATGATGTAAGGTTACGCCTTAAAATacaattagggattttagGCCTATTGAGCTTGTGACTTTAGTTTGGTGATAACTTAATTTCAACAGGCCCAATAGGCCCATTGACTAGGCATGGCTGGCTAACAGTACGAGgcatattggatttcacttgtTTTAAGCACTATTTAAAGAACCTTATGTCTCTCTTCCTATTCAGCGTTTCAGCATTTGAGATTTTAGGCTAAGAAGCAACACTCCTATTCTCACCTAGTAAAAAATGGCTCCCTCACGGAAGATCACTatgaatgtgtgtgtgtgtgtgtgtggtgtGTTCCTTATGCATTATCACGGAAGATACTTCTTTTTGtgattgctgctgctgcatttTACTCAGGCTTGTTAATTCAAAGATGCATGGATGAGGATTCTACTATAAGAACTTATCCTGACATTGGTGAACATGCATTTGGGAAGAAGGGAAGAATAGATAAAAAAGAGTCTCTGGAAAATTAGGTCTTGATAAAAAGGTTGCAACTGACAGAGAAGAGGGTTCAGATCTGAGGAGAAAATGGGTGGTGTGGTGTTGGCGATGAAGACAAACacctgtttctttcttttgccaTTGGACGATGAAGAAAATGGGTGGTGTGGGTTTTTTgccctatttttttaattgattttttcaaaaaaaaattatatgaatattttattacacgtaaatataaaaatataaaaaatatgggACCCATAAATGCCACGTAGGCAACTAACCGAGAAATTTGACAGAAACTCTAATGGTGGAACCACattataacaaatttaaaatatcgggatatgtgattgtaaaaattgaaaagatagGGACTAACTTGTCTTAAGGGTGTAACTACAGAGTACTAAACTGTAATTAATTATCTTATGCACCATTAGATATGCATCAATGGCAGTTTTAGGGTACTTAATGTTTGGGTCAACAATTTAGTCACAAATAACTTTAAACCTCCCAACCAAAAACTTAGCTCAAAAATCGCAATATGGACCACCCTTGTCAATCCACCACCCAAATATGCTTTAATGGTTACACCAATAATATATTCAGCCAAAAATTGGTTTCCAAATCACTGCAATAACGGGCACTTCGACCTTCTCCTCAGTTCTAGCTTGGTAATCAGCAGTGTTGTAGTAGCTTTGGCGGTTCCCTTTTTCGCATATCTCGTGTCACTGGTTGGAGCATTTTTGAGTGTATCAGCTTCACTTCTATTCCCATGCTTTTGCTACCTTAAAATTTCAGCTACGTACCGAAATCTCGGATGTGAGATGTTGATTATAGGGTTCATTATTTTAATGGGAGCTGCAGTTATGATTCTTGGTACTTACACAGCTGTATCAGAAATAATAGAGCATTTGTAAATTGATGTAGCAGCTTCTCTTTTTcaacattaatatatattgcTGCTGCTAGGGTTGAAGAGCTTTTATAGTACTGATGGCGATAGATTTGTGGCAAAAAAGTCACCAGCATAACAAAAGACTTTGGCATATAGATGTGGAGATGGCCAAGGAGTCTTCAATTTAGGTTCAAGTAtaacaattattttgtggaatGTTGTCACCATGGTGATTGCTTTCCAAAAATATTCTTTGATTTCCATAAACTCTTCACATGATAGtacaattgaattatttactCAAATGATCCTCAAATTTATGCCTGATTTACATTTCGATCCTTCAACTAAATTATTGGTTCAAATAgtccatcaactctatattatttGGTCCATTGATCCTACCGTTACATTTTGTCAATATTTCCATTAAATGTgagggtaaattggtcatgtcgtacattaaaaataaatagatactgaaaaatgaaataaaaagctCTCTCTCCATTCCCCATGACCACCACTTGCAAGCTCCAATCCGCAAAGGAGTGTTGATTAACTTTGAATGTTACTGTAATGTTAGATAAATTTGGGAACACTCCTTTGCTTGAAGCCATTAAAAATGCGCAGGATCAAGTAGCTTCTTTACTTGTCAAGGAGGAATTTGGACACTGACATTAACCCTGAAAAGGCCTTTAGCCACTGACATTAACCCAAATACGAAAAATTATGATCAGCGACCACCGCTTCATGTAGCTGCTTCAGAAGGCGTATATCCAATGGTAGAATTCCTTCTAGAAGTACAATCTGAGTGTTAATCTGGCTTGTCAGATACTGTTCTTAAAAATTTCTTTAAGCTTCTAAATCCAATAGGATCCAATGAAGTTATAGGGGCAATAGACGAGAAGATGAACAGTAATCTGATAATTCTGGTTAGAGT
It encodes:
- the LOC18781812 gene encoding LOW QUALITY PROTEIN: proton-coupled amino acid transporter 1 (The sequence of the model RefSeq protein was modified relative to this genomic sequence to represent the inferred CDS: inserted 1 base in 1 codon; substituted 1 base at 1 genomic stop codon) produces the protein CTIRYASMAVLGYLMFGSTIXSQITLNLPTXKLSSKIAIWTTLVNPPPKYALMVTPIIYSAKNWFPNHCNNGHFDLLLSSSLVISSVVVALAVPFFAYLVSLVGAFLSVSASLLFPCFCYLKISATYRNLGCEMLIIGFIILMGAAVMILGTYTAVSEIIEHL